Sequence from the Periplaneta americana isolate PAMFEO1 chromosome 5, P.americana_PAMFEO1_priV1, whole genome shotgun sequence genome:
CAGATTAATTTCAGAACCTGGATGCATATGCCATGATAAAATACTTTCAAGAATTCTAATGTGCTCTTGATTTATCTAGTTATGGTTCTCGTATGTCATATTGCTATCGAGGTCGACATTGGGAAACAAATATTCGTAATCTGTGGCATTCGATTTAAGAAACTTCACCGTGCACATCTCACGCAGTGTTACGAAGACAGCACAGATCCCAGTGTATAATTTATTATCTGAGTTATTATATTTACCCAATGATTCATTTAATTGATTTCAACTCTTAATTTCTTCGAATTAACTATCACCACTTATTTCTGTAcacaaagtaaaataatttttgtttttaggcCTGGTTTGGAACGGTGATTCCTATTCGAGTGGTGCTTGCATCTCTGTTGTTGCTGCCTGCAATCATCCTATGGTTGTGGTTACTGGAGGAAGCGATCCGGACGTCGACACAGTGTCCCTCAGAATGTTGGTGCGACCCAGGTCGTCGAACAGCCGACTGCTCAAACGCTTCGCTCAAGGACATTCCTCAAGGGTTCCACGAAGAGATAAAAGACCTCAGACTCGACCACAACAGCATCTCCGTCCTCAAGAAGGACATTTTCCTCACGGCAGGACTTTACTTGCTGGAGATCCTCAGCGTATGCTATACCGGTCTTATTATCGTGGAACCGGGTGCATTCAGGGGACTTCCCAAATTGGAGCAGCTCCATCTACATAACAACAGAATTCGTACACTCCAACCCGGAACTTTCGCCAACATGACGATGTTACGTGGACTGCACCTAGCGAACAATCAGATACAGAGCGTCGACCCTGGGCTTTTTATAGATCTTGCTAATTTGGATTACATCAGCCTGGAAAGCAACTCAATACAACAACTACAGGCAGATGTTTTCTTGGGATTAACCCGGCTCAGAAATCTTTGGCTGTCTGAAAACCAAATAAGTTACTTACATCCGGCCACGTTCAAACACATGAAGAAGCTCAGGCTGATTTGCCTTGAGAACAACACAAATCTACAGATTCCAACAGACAAGCCATTCATTGACGTGCCAACTTTGGAGAAATTATTTCTGTCTGACTGCAATATTACAAGTTTGTCTGCTAGAACTTTCCAGAAGACAAGATTTCTAACTACACTGTTTCTTCAGAGTAATAACTTAAAAACTTTTGATATGGGGATATTGAAGATGTTACCTTATCTCTCTACTTTGTACCTGTATAAGAACCCTTTACACTGTGACTGCCAGATGCTCAAATTATGGAAGTGGTGCCGAGATCATGAGGTAAAGACAGGAATTGAACACGATGTCCCTAGATGTGACAGTCCTGAAGAAGTGTCTGGTTTGTGGTGGGGTGTTTTAGGACATGCTCAATGTAGCAGGGGCGATCAAGTAGAGTTCAAAGGCGATTACAAATCAATTGTGCATGAATACGTCTCCCGGAACGCTGAGATTGAGAAGTACCTCAATTTCCTCAAATATGGACAGACTTCGGTCTACGCAATTCTTTTCCTGATCGGAACAGTTGGCAATACCACGGTCCTTGTCATAATCGCCTGCAATAAACGCATGCGGACTGTATCATATGCATATATTTTTAATCTCGCAGTTGGAGATTTATTTTCTCTCACGATGAACTTGCCGCTGTATCAGGCCATGGTACTCTCCCAGCATTGGATACTCGGAGAGTTCTTGTGCAAATTAGCTGTATTTTTCCGTCCATTATCAATAGGAGTATCCGGATTCTCCGTCACGGTTTTGAGTGTTCAGCGTTACTACGCCACTCTGGGATCGCTGCGCCTCTCCTCAAGACTGACCACGATTCTCATCATCCTGGCCGTTTGGGCCATAGCGATCTGCTGTGCTCTACCTTCAGCTTTTTCAGTGCATGTTGATCACA
This genomic interval carries:
- the LOC138699825 gene encoding uncharacterized protein; translated protein: MAWFGTVIPIRVVLASLLLLPAIILWLWLLEEAIRTSTQCPSECWCDPGRRTADCSNASLKDIPQGFHEEIKDLRLDHNSISVLKKDIFLTAGLYLLEILSVCYTGLIIVEPGAFRGLPKLEQLHLHNNRIRTLQPGTFANMTMLRGLHLANNQIQSVDPGLFIDLANLDYISLESNSIQQLQADVFLGLTRLRNLWLSENQISYLHPATFKHMKKLRLICLENNTNLQIPTDKPFIDVPTLEKLFLSDCNITSLSARTFQKTRFLTTLFLQSNNLKTFDMGILKMLPYLSTLYLYKNPLHCDCQMLKLWKWCRDHEVKTGIEHDVPRCDSPEEVSGLWWGVLGHAQCSRGDQVEFKGDYKSIVHEYVSRNAEIEKYLNFLKYGQTSVYAILFLIGTVGNTTVLVIIACNKRMRTVSYAYIFNLAVGDLFSLTMNLPLYQAMVLSQHWILGEFLCKLAVFFRPLSIGVSGFSVTVLSVQRYYATLGSLRLSSRLTTILIILAVWAIAICCALPSAFSVHVDHNLICTSDNIEYYRMVDLFHLLTFCIMPLCVIVTMYVMTARQLVQSARRMKTDAKACKTLAKVVLGLAIVFFISFVPYHVLWTVIVWEIIPLELDMTYVVFASSCLLVLNSCFNPIALYCTSITFRRQFKHYLLYCCRRSSTRLRDEEESDLPAEQASDTNTPVRYQRRSTSEIILF